cggaacgcatccccgtgtaaaaaagaatcgggtgtagttGAAAAACAggctaagttccagttggaatgtagagccattgaagaagaagaagaaaaggccCTGTGCAATTAAAAACACACAACAAGAATGAAATCTACAATAAATTAACTTTTGATACCTTTCCTCATTTTTTTATTACTGCACCGCACTGTTTGTTGCTGATGTTTAGACAGTGATGGGCAACAGATGCGCACGGATTAACTATTGGAAGCAGGTTGTTTCAGAGTTCATTATTCAACGATTCTTAAACTGCAATCAGGGCAACTACATTCGATGCTTATCTGAATTTGTATAAACGTTGCTGTGCAAACgttttcaacaatattattgccatgtacattttatttaataaacatgttcaaatgttgtttattcaatgtttgtgcaataaattgttcaatttggtattaaataatttataacTACATTTAACATGGTCGATATATATGACCTTGCATGGAGCAGTGGAAGAGCAGGCGGATGTCAATCGAAGGGTCCTGGGTTCCAGCCTCACATCGTTCAAGATTGTGAAAGCTGTAACAGTTCTAGTCGTCACAGTTCTATAAACTAATTAGttgaaaaatcgatagttcatGAAAGCCATAAAATAATATCAAGATAAAAATTATCCGTAAGAATTAGTCctcttttaacatttttataaaaaaaaatgcttgttgTGGAAACTTGTAATAAGCTTTATTTGAGATATTCCTTACAACAATTGAGATGTATTATAgccaccaaaaccaaccttATTTCTCAAACTAATGTTGAATAATAGTTTCCTCCAATCTTCTATATTACACAATCAACAGTATATCAAACAGCCTTATTTGTAAAACATTGAACAAACGCTTTATTAGTTTGGGTAATACGCTTTGTAGTAACAAGCGTTGAATTAATGTTGTTgtagctcttttattgtttttgcAGTTGAACAATCGAGGCAAGGTGATAGCTTAaacatttatttcaacatgcttaTAGAACTACTGTTGTTGAATAGATTCTCCATTTTTGGGCGAACAAGGTTGGTATAGTAGTATCAAATGCAATAAATCAATCTTAATTAAACATACAGCTGAATAGCGTAGCTGTAAGAGACATTTCTTCAAACAACAATTGTTTCTTGGGAACAATAACAcgcaaaaataaatttagtcTTTTCAGGTCTATGTTGATTGTTTATTTCTTGTTGCATGACGACAGTATATAATTAATTTGATGTGTATACTATCGAGAGCTTCCTCCCAGTTATGAACTATAAACAAAAGAGTGCCGACAACCAACCACCTTCCTTTAAATGTTCTAAACATTTATATTTACCAGCGATTGCAAAGGTTCAGATACATATCGGCTACCAGCCttaatatctgttatctgtgatataCTTATTGTTCTGAATGCTGGACTTGATTTGAAGAAAATGAACGTTGCTTATACTATTTAtttcattccactaaaaagattttaataattttctaatcAAAATGTCTCGAACAATCAGCATAACTGACTGAATACAGAGTTTTTTCCTGACCCAACGGCCAAAAGATCAACGAAAAAAGATCCCTGGATTTGCAATATGAGCAGCACCACTGAAGAAGTGCTACGCAACTCACGGTACTAATTACATCATGCTAAAATTAAGATGGAAATTGTTTACAAAAATAGTTAAACAATATCGgaaatttataatttaaaaaaatattttttatcaaatcaaATTAAGTTTTACATATCTTTATTAAAATCTAAACTGCTACGGATTCCATCCTTGGTCCCGAAAAGAAATGATTACGATAATGCCATGTTAATGCTATTATGTAGACTAGTGATGAACAAATTTCAACGATCATACCATATTGAAAACTAGCGACTTTAATCTCTTAGAaactaatatttattatttaattaacatACAATAATTCAACATTATTATGACAATATTTTCTCTAAGCTACAAATTCCTGTGCCAGCTATTACCAGCATCATGCCAGTGTAGGTctctaaaaaatataattgttaTTATTAAGTGAATAAATCAGTCGTGCTCTTCATAAATACTCACTCCAACTGGCGCCCTGCTCTCCAAGCAACCGCGCCGTAATAGCCGTAAATACGAACGTCAGCGAGTTCGCCATCGGAACAACCAGCGACAGTTCGGCACGCTGCAGCGCGAATACGTAAACCACACTGCCCAGTTGATTCAACGCCAGAGGCAACAGATACTGCCACCGTGAAACAAGAAACTTTACCTCCAGCCACAGCTGGCCCCATTTGGTCGCGGATTTCAGATTGTTGTAGCCAAGACTGCCCCGCCGGATGAATGGATTGGTGGCGCCCCAAAACAGTGCAACCACAACGATCATCAACAGCGAGACAGGGTCCACGCTCAGCGGTAGACTATCGATCTTGGGATGGTCGATGGATTCTGCTACGGTCATTTTCTTTCATCATTCGTGATATTTATCGGGGATCAAACTATACCGGCGTTTTTTCCTAGATGGTAAACTAAACAACTGCTTtgtaaacaacaacaaaaacaaaccCAGAATATTGCACGAGTGACAACACCTCACTAACTTAatatagaaaatgtaaacattgccctcaCAAGAGCTCACTCTTATATGGATACAGCTAAAATTAAACCCGTTCGCTGCCCTCACATAATCTCAACAAGGAAATGTTTCGTCACGCTGCAAGTGCAAGCGTTCGGTCAGTTTGACGTTTCTTCTACTTGAAACGCTACGAAAACTGAAACGACTTCTAGCAGCCCAGCCACAGGGTGGAACAATTTGACAAAGAACCCGAAGACCCGTTCTTTTTTGTAGACTGGTTCAATAATTGCATTGATTACgagtatttttcaaaatttctttcttCCCTGAGATAAGTTTCCACGCTGACACTCTTCAGAATGGAAGCTTGACAGAAGAAAGGTCGTTCCATTTATATCGTCACCAAAAATTGCCCTCCGTTTGCTTTAAAATATTCTTCCTACTTATATTAGTAtctccatatcattgtaaacatCTCTCGCAGAAGTGATACACTCGAGGAAACACTCAACTCatgaattgacctttcccgtcaaaaattgtataacatctctgtcgattctttggcttatttaaggtcaatttTCCCACACAACCCATATTTTTGAAGCctccaactatttttaaaatcgaatacaaaaaccaaaaaagtgCTACACGTGTGAACCGACTTGAAAAATTTACCCGATGTTTGTTCAAAATTCGGCCATTcttgaaaaacagcactttttcgattttttatattcaattttaaaaatactcgAAGGCGTCAAAATATATgtgttctttggaaaagttgaccttaaatatgTCAAATAATCGATTTAgcaaatacaaatgtttgacgGAAGGTCAATTAAGCATTCTATTCGTGACATATTcctctacttattatttttattcaatcttCGTTACCGTCTGTTACATGTCCgtcagatttttttctttcgaagTTCTGTATTGGCATAGAATTAATAGTGGTGTTTTAGATGAAAGTAGTTATAAGGAATgcagtatgaggtgaaaagattatctcctaCACTTAGTTTGCATTGATAAGTCTAGTATGTATATGAGATAGAGTGAATAAAGTTCGATTTTTATAgtacttaaaaattaaaaacgaaaaaatatattattaatataaaacattctaatgaaattttgaaaacattgtCAATAAAAACTGCTCAGTTGCATATGAGTTTTAAGAGCAAtagggaagtgcaccggttttggccaacttagtgcctaatttggccaaccctgaacaataaatattttttccaaaataatcgatcagttgaaagcagcgttgaaccgtgagggatatatcttgtTGGAACCAATAAAACCCTCGCGAATTACTTTCTTTTGGAGTTATTCGAAAAaatggccaaattaggaacatggccaaaaccggtacagttcccctataactGTACTGCATACAAACCTCTAACTGAAAATATACATCGACGATTAACAGCATGCATGCACTTGCAGAACGATAGCGACTGCATGACAGCGATTTAGTCTCTTTTCGACGGACGCGGAACGCGACGACGACTACTCCGATCTCCGCCGCCTGGAGGACCAGTTCGTTTTCGAtccgggtaagcgggtggcaccgcctcTGGCAATCGAAGTGTGGGAGCCATCTGGATGACCACTGACCAGTTCCGCTTTCATCCGGATGATCGGGTATTACCAACCCGGTCATTGTAGCGTGGGAGCCGCGTCGGTGATACAGCTCATTTTCAACGCAAACATGCGGTAGCCATGCTCCTCGTTAGTCGAAGCGTAGTAGCTGCAGTAACGGGACTGTAAAAGACGGGTGGGCCGTCAGATCACGACAATGGCGTGGACGG
The nucleotide sequence above comes from Armigeres subalbatus isolate Guangzhou_Male chromosome 3, GZ_Asu_2, whole genome shotgun sequence. Encoded proteins:
- the LOC134224147 gene encoding transmembrane protein 234 homolog; protein product: MTVAESIDHPKIDSLPLSVDPVSLLMIVVVALFWGATNPFIRRGSLGYNNLKSATKWGQLWLEVKFLVSRWQYLLPLALNQLGSVVYVFALQRAELSLVVPMANSLTFVFTAITARLLGEQGASWKTYTGMMLVIAGTGICSLEKILS